The DNA sequence GACAGCGCCGTGCTTCTCGTGGACGCTCATGACGGGATCCAGGTTGGGACAGAAAAGACATGGTCCATGGCGAGCGACATGGGCCTGGCCCGCGTTATATTTTTAAATAAATTAGACAAAGAGAACGTTAATTTTTACGCGATAGTGGATTCCATAAGAGAAAGGTTCGGAAAGTCCTGCGTTTTGGTCAATATGCCTATAGGGGTCGGCCCGGATTTTAAAGGCGTCATTGATCTGTTGGATGCAGGGGCGAACGGCCGTTCGCCCCTACCTGACGGAGAAGATAAAGAAAAGGCGCTGGAATTAAGAGATGCGTTGATTGAGGCAATTGCCGAGAAAAACGACGATCTTTTGGAGAAATACCTGGAAGGCAAAGAACTGACGCCCGAGGAAATAAAGAACGGGTTTAAAAAAGCTGTTTCAGGCAAAGAACTTTTCCCTATTTATTGCGGCTCAGCCACGTTGAATACAGGCGTGAAGGAACTTATGGCAAGTATCTTTGATATACTGCCGTCGCCATCCGACGTTAAACCCAGGAACGCCAAAGATCCGGATACGAATCAGGACAAGGAGTTGAAACTCAACGGTAATGGGAATTTCA is a window from the Candidatus Omnitrophota bacterium genome containing:
- a CDS encoding GTP-binding protein — its product is MADYTIKDIRNIALISHAGSGKTSFAEAIVYNAGASNRFGKVDDGTTVSDYSEDEIERKVSISASILSFKYNNKKINMIDAPGYADFMGEVLSALNAVDSAVLLVDAHDGIQVGTEKTWSMASDMGLARVIFLNKLDKENVNFYAIVDSIRERFGKSCVLVNMPIGVGPDFKGVIDLLDAGANGRSPLPDGEDKEKALELRDALIEAIAEKNDDLLEKYLEGKELTPEEIKNGFKKAVSGKELFPIYCGSATLNTGVKELMASIFDILPSPSDVKPRNAKDPDTNQDKELKLNGNGNF